The genomic DNA GCCCCAGTCGAAGTGCGTGAAGACGGCGGGGTGGGCGGGGTCGCGGAGATGGTCCGCGCCCGCGTCGCGGAAGTACGGCGCGAGCATCCGGAAGGTCTGGCGGTCGAGCGCGAGCAGCGCGCCGGGCGCTTCGGGAGCCGCGGCGGCGGCGCGCGCGAGGGGCGCGATCGCGCGCGCGATCGCGTCGCGCGTGGCGAGCCGCTCGGCGAGTGGGGGCGGCGCCGGGCGCGCGACGGCCGAGAGCGCGGACACGGCGACGAGCGCGAGCGCCGCGGCCGCGGTGCGCGCGCGGAGCGGGTGCAGTGCGGCGACGCCCGCGCCCTGGAGCGGCGCGAGCACGAGCGCGAGGAGATAGCTGTGGCGCGTTGCGCCGAGCGGGAGCTGCGCGAGCGCAGCCGCCGCGGCCGCGGCCGCGAGCGCGCCGAGCGCGAGCACGGCCGCGCCGCGCGCTGCGTGTCCGCCGCGCGCATCCGCTTCGCCGCGCGCTGTCGCTCCGCTGCGCGCCGCCTTTCCGCCGCGCGCTGTCGCTTCGCCGCGCGCGCGGGCCGCGCGCACGGCGCCGGCGACGAGCGCGCCGCACGCCGCGAGCGCGAGCGCGTCTCCGACGGCGAGCCGCTCGACGCCGACGAGCGCGCGCGCGAGCCCGACGAGGTCGCGCGGGAACTGGTCGGCGAGCCAGCCGTCCTGGGCGGCGCGCTGCACGGGCTCCCCGAGCAGGTGCGGCACGACGTGGAACGCGCCGAGCGCGGCGGCGAGCGCGGCCCACGCGCCGATCGCGAGCGCCGCCTCGCGCCGCGCGGCGCGCTCGCGGCATGCGCGCGCGCGGCGCGCGAGCAGGAACGCCGCCGCGGGCAGCACGACGAGCGTCGCGTAGTGCGCGGCGAGTGCGAGTGCGAAGGCGCCGCCCGCCGCGAGGCGGGTCGCGCGGTCGCCGCGGCGCTCGTGCGCGAGCACGGCCGCGGCGCCGGCCGCGACGAGCGCGCCCGCGATCGCGTAGGGCCGGAGGCTCTGCGAGAGCGCGATCGATGCGGGCGAGAACGCGACGAGCGCCGCGCACGCGAGCCCCGCCACGCGCCCGCCGGCCTCGCGCCCGGCGGCGTAGAGGAGGGCGATCGTCGCGGTGCCCGCGAGCGCCGAGGGCGCGCGCATCCAGCCGATGTCGGTCGTGATGCGCGCGAGCGCGTGCTCGATCACGTAGACGAGGGGCGGGTGCGTGTGGTGCGCGATCTCGGCGAGCACGGCGCCGAGGCCCGGCAGCAGGGCGATCGCGTAGTAGTCGCCCTCGTCGGGGTTGGGCCAGAACGCGCCGATGCCGCGGAGCCGCAGCGCGAGGCCCGCGGCGACGAGAGCGACGAGCGCGATCCCGGTCGCGCGCTCGGAGGGCCGTCGCGGCTGCGGCACGGCGCCTCCCGACGCTCGCTAGTCGAGCTCGTCGCGCGCGATCAGCTCGCGCAGGTGGCGCGCGTCCCACCACGAGAGCTGCATCTGCTTCGCGCGCCGGAAGTAGAGCTGGATGTCGTACTCGACCGTGAAGCCGACGCCGCCCCACACCTGCTGGCAGGTGGCGGTCACGTCGCGGTACGTCTGGCACGCGAACAGCTTCGCCATCGGGGCGAGGCGCGCGGCGTCGCCGCCGTGGTCGGCGGCCCAGGCCGCCTGGTGCACGAGGGTGCGGCCGCCGTCGATGCGCGTCTTCGCGTCGGCGAGATAGTGCGAGATCGCCTGGAAGGCGCCGAGCGGCTTGCCGAACTGGCGCCGGTCCTTCGCGTACTGCGTCGTGATCGCGAGCGCCTGCTCCGCGCCGCCGATCGCCCACGCGGCCGCGCACACCGCGACCTCGAGCATCGCGTCGTGGTGCGTCGCGTAGCCGCTCGCGGGCGGGCCGATGCGATCGGCGGCGCCGACGCGCACGCCGTCGAGCTCGACGCGGTACTGCGTGTCCGACGCGAGCGCGTGCTGCTGGGTGAGGGAGACGCCCTTCGCGCCCGGCTCGACGAGCCACAGGTCGATGGCCTCGTCCGCCGCGCCGCTTCGCGCGAGCACGACGAGGCGCTCCGCCGCGGACGCGAACGGGACGTGACGCTTCACACCCGAGAGGCGCGCGCCGTCGCCGTCGGGCTCCGCGCGCAGCGCGATGCCGCGCGGGCCGAAGCCGCCGTCGGGCTCGAGCCAGGCGGGCGCGAGCACCGCGTCTCCGTTCGCGATGCGCGGGAGCCAGGCGCGCTTCTGCGCCTCGCTCCCGGCGCGCGCGAGCACCCCGGCCGCCCACACGCAGCTCGGCAGGTGGGGCGTCGGCGCGAGCGCGCGACCGAGCTCCTCGTAGGCGATGGCCGTCTCGAGCAGGCCCTGGCCCGCGCCGCCGTACGCCTCCGGCACGCGGATGCCGAGCACGCCCACCTCGGCGAGCTGCTTCCACAGCGCGTCGGGGTAGCCGCGCGGGTCGTCCTCCATCGCGCGCACGACGTCGATCGGCGACGCGTTCGCGCACACGTCGCGGACGAGGTCGCGCAGCGCGAGCTGCTCGTCGGAGAAGTCGAGGTCCACGGGCCTACGGCCGCCAGGCGTCGCCCTTGCGGGTCCACGGGTTGTCGTTCGCGTCGGACGGGATCGCGACGCGCACCTCGCACGAGGTGCAGACGCGGTCGCCGACGGTGACGGCCACGTCGAGCGCCGCCCAGTGGCAGCCGGCGTCGTCCGTCTCGACCTTCGTGACCTTGCCGTTGAAGGTCATCGTGTCGCCGGGGAAGATCGAGTCGCGCATGCGGAACTTCATGCGGCCGAGGCGGCCCTTCGGACCCGTCCAGTCGGTGACGTAGCGCTCGAACCAGGCGGCCAGGTTCGGCGTGTTCATGAAGATGTCGCGCGTGCCGTTGCGCTCGGTCGCGAACTTGTAGTCGTGGTGCATCGGGCGGAAGTCGCGCGACGCGAGTGCGCCGAGCACGACCGTGGTCGCGCTGACGTCGTAGGGGAGGGCGGGGAGCGCCTGGCCTTCCTTCACCCGGTCGATCGTGAGGTTCGTCATCGTCTTCGTCCTCGTGTTCGCGGAGTTCGTCGTCGTCGGGACGGCCGGGCGCTAGCCGCGCTTGTAGCCGAAGCCCGTGTAGCTCTCGGAGGCGACCTTCGCGCCGTCCTGGTTGAAGTACTCGACCTCGATCACCCAGAAGCGGCCGGTGCCGAGCTTCGTCGTCTTCGGATCCGAGACCGAGCGCAGCACCTGGTGCGTGCGCAGGCGGTCGCCGATGCGCACCGGCTCGTAGAAGACGATCGTGTTGTCGGTCATCACGGCCTCGGGCAGCCCGAACTCCTCCTTGCAGTCGAAGTGCACCTGCAGCGGGAGCGCCTGCTTCGTGCGTCCGGGCGCCCAGAGGTGCGGGCGGAACCAGACCGAGATCATCGTCGGCGGCGCGATCGGCCCGCCGGTGAGCTCCTCCGCGACCTTGGCGTCCCAGTAGAGCGGGTTGCCGTTCTCGACGGACGAGCAGGTCGTCCAGACGTAGCCGTGCTCGACCGGGAACTCGCCCTCCTCGGGGTAGACGTCCTTGTTGAGCATGGCTGCGATCTTCGGGGGCAGGTCCGACATCGTCTCGTCCTCTCGTGGATGCGTGGTTCTCGTCGGTGCGGCGACCGCCGGCGCGCCGTGCGCGCGGCGGGTCAGGCGATCAGGCCTTCGTCGATCATCGCGTCGAGCTCCGCCGGCGGGATGCCTGCGCCGGCGAGCACCTCGCGCGTGTGCGTGCGCTTCGCGTTCGGGACGCGCGCCGGGGCGGCGACGGGCGTCTGGGCGGCGAAGGTCGGGCCGAGCTGGCGGAAGCGGCCGTGCTCCTCGTGCTCGGCCTCGACGAACACGCCGCGGTGGCGGAACTGCGGATCGTCGGTGGCTTCGGCCACGCTGTACACGGGCGCGATGCAGGTGTCGCGATCGGCGAGCTCGGCCACCCAGGCGTCGCGCGACTTCGCGCGGAACGCGGCGGCGAGGTCGGCGCGGATCGCGGGCTGCGCGGCGTCGTCGTACTGGTGGGCGATCCACTTCTCGAGCCCGAGCGCCTCGCACAGGTTCTTCCAGAACGCGGCCTCGATGATGCCGAGCGAGAGCCACCCGCCGTCGCCGGCCTCGTAGATCCCGTAGCACGCATAGCGTCCCGTCAGCACGTAGTGCCGGGGGCCGGGCTCGGCGCCGGTCGCGAGGAACTCGTCGACGTAGATCGACATCAGGTAGAGCATCCCGTCGGCGACCGAGACGTCGAGGTACTCGCCGCGGCCCGTGCGCTCGCGCCGGAGCAGCGCGGCGAGGATCGACATCGCGGCGTGCATGCCGCCGCCCGCGCCGTCGGCGATCGACGCGCCGGGCAGCGGCGGGCCGCCGTCGGGACGGCGCTCCGTGCAGTCGAGGTAGCCGGACACGGCCGCGTAGTTGAGGTCGTGGCCGGCGCGCTGCGAGGCGGGGCCGCTCTGGCCGTAGCCGCTCGTCGAGCACACCACGATGCGCGGGTTGCGCTTCGAGAGCGCGGCGTACCCGATCCCGAGGCGGTCGGCGACGCCGGGGCGGTAGCTCTCGATCACGACGTCCGCGCCGTCGGCGAGG from Myxococcota bacterium includes the following:
- a CDS encoding MaoC family dehydratase N-terminal domain-containing protein, whose translation is MSDLPPKIAAMLNKDVYPEEGEFPVEHGYVWTTCSSVENGNPLYWDAKVAEELTGGPIAPPTMISVWFRPHLWAPGRTKQALPLQVHFDCKEEFGLPEAVMTDNTIVFYEPVRIGDRLRTHQVLRSVSDPKTTKLGTGRFWVIEVEYFNQDGAKVASESYTGFGYKRG
- a CDS encoding CaiB/BaiF CoA-transferase family protein, with the protein product MPPAPALPPVLDGTLVLDLSTAGPAARAARILADFGARVVKVGAPPRKAGVQNTPPFYAYSGNRGMQLVQIDLKAPASKEAFLRLADGADVVIESYRPGVADRLGIGYAALSKRNPRIVVCSTSGYGQSGPASQRAGHDLNYAAVSGYLDCTERRPDGGPPLPGASIADGAGGGMHAAMSILAALLRRERTGRGEYLDVSVADGMLYLMSIYVDEFLATGAEPGPRHYVLTGRYACYGIYEAGDGGWLSLGIIEAAFWKNLCEALGLEKWIAHQYDDAAQPAIRADLAAAFRAKSRDAWVAELADRDTCIAPVYSVAEATDDPQFRHRGVFVEAEHEEHGRFRQLGPTFAAQTPVAAPARVPNAKRTHTREVLAGAGIPPAELDAMIDEGLIA
- a CDS encoding glycosyltransferase family 39 protein; protein product: MPQPRRPSERATGIALVALVAAGLALRLRGIGAFWPNPDEGDYYAIALLPGLGAVLAEIAHHTHPPLVYVIEHALARITTDIGWMRAPSALAGTATIALLYAAGREAGGRVAGLACAALVAFSPASIALSQSLRPYAIAGALVAAGAAAVLAHERRGDRATRLAAGGAFALALAAHYATLVVLPAAAFLLARRARACRERAARREAALAIGAWAALAAALGAFHVVPHLLGEPVQRAAQDGWLADQFPRDLVGLARALVGVERLAVGDALALAACGALVAGAVRAARARGEATARGGKAARSGATARGEADARGGHAARGAAVLALGALAAAAAAAALAQLPLGATRHSYLLALVLAPLQGAGVAALHPLRARTAAAALALVAVSALSAVARPAPPPLAERLATRDAIARAIAPLARAAAAAPEAPGALLALDRQTFRMLAPYFRDAGADHLRDPAHPAVFTHFDWGALHVVVAQAWALRTNERGVERADHLFGFLLRAHAAPDLALDRPDRRTGWLARGGWNVVDERTGEASPLVVEPLDVRAIVARFQPLARAERARRAAEAHGLPSTSDPEDAPDAPDARGDAPATRGASR
- a CDS encoding acyl-CoA dehydrogenase family protein codes for the protein MDLDFSDEQLALRDLVRDVCANASPIDVVRAMEDDPRGYPDALWKQLAEVGVLGIRVPEAYGGAGQGLLETAIAYEELGRALAPTPHLPSCVWAAGVLARAGSEAQKRAWLPRIANGDAVLAPAWLEPDGGFGPRGIALRAEPDGDGARLSGVKRHVPFASAAERLVVLARSGAADEAIDLWLVEPGAKGVSLTQQHALASDTQYRVELDGVRVGAADRIGPPASGYATHHDAMLEVAVCAAAWAIGGAEQALAITTQYAKDRRQFGKPLGAFQAISHYLADAKTRIDGGRTLVHQAAWAADHGGDAARLAPMAKLFACQTYRDVTATCQQVWGGVGFTVEYDIQLYFRRAKQMQLSWWDARHLRELIARDELD